In Micropterus dolomieu isolate WLL.071019.BEF.003 ecotype Adirondacks linkage group LG01, ASM2129224v1, whole genome shotgun sequence, the sequence aaaaaaacaaacatctggaACCTCCACGGCAGGCAGTACTTGGGTACCTACAGGTGTTACCAGGGGAAACCCGGAAGTGAGAGAAAAATCAGGCAAATCCGCCTATGAGAAAAAGAATAGTAAATAAACAAGCATGGAAACCAACACTGATGTTAAAATTGTAAgaccaaaatatattttagatcATAGATTTTAGATGTTACATAGAACACATGGAGTCAGAGGAATGACCTTACTCCACACTTTGCCTAATAGGCCTGCTGCTGTTTTGACATACAAGAGTGCACTGACATTGACAAATGTAGATTGACAATTAGGCTACCTCTCATCCACTCTGTAGGGCGAGATCCTGAAAGATGTATAAACCAGGCAGTTGGAAAGTAATAAAacgaaaaataaaaagtgcacCATGTGTCAGAATTGTAAGGTAACATATAATATcgcaaagtgctgtcccgttcctgttcACAGCATTTTGAGCTTCGGCGCCGAAGCCGCatagtcaatgcttgtgagtccaccagacgCGGCCGCAGCGCGTCCCAGAAGCGGCTTTCCGCTCCGCtccgcagagaataggtagcaggtctataTTTGCCGCTAGCCGCGTCATGGGCCTTTCAGACAGACTGCGACGATAGCACTTCTGCGCTGTGAAACCCATCAGAGGCTTGTTCGTCGAGCAAAGCGCAAGCGCAGCACAGCGCACTGCTCGGCGACCTCGTGCGCACGCCgcagtcaaagttcaaaatagtCTCACTTTTGCGGTTTTGCGCTGAGCCCCAGTAAGCGCAGCGCAAATCGCTTCGTATCTGAAAGGgccatcaagcagcacagaacagatcgaaccaggcaggaagtcattCACAGAaaggcatagagaatccggtcaattttcaaaataaaccaccctgtggagactcccGATCATAAAACAATAATCAACACGGTTAAAAgggacacaaaaagaaattatttaaCTATGTACATCTacgtagtagaagcacaaatgcaaacactgattaccaagtcaacaaaatctaaacatgtcagcaaaatcagacaaaacgctctgattctgaaattgTCTGTGGGAAATGGAGCCTGAataataacaagtaaataacgtggggcaggctgcacgctccgctgctgaaatgcttctgagaTGCTTCCAATGGACTTTGATGCGGGGCTGTGGATGAAGTAACGAAGTCTTCTTCGGAGTTGTTGCCCAAATATGTGTTTGAGATTTCTGTTGCACATATGTTtcgcaggataagcggctgacgatggatggatggatattttgtGTGCCTGTTTTAGTATCATATCTAAGTAGAGATCCTCTCTTGGGTAAACAACTTTTTCGCCCCTGTAATATTATTTCTTATGATGACAAAACGGCCTAACATCTAAAATACAGGCGACAATGGTCTTATTTTGAAACGCATGAACAGGAAGAAGGTGTCAATTCCAGCAAACTTGACActtccttatttttttttaacacagtatcattagctagctagctgtgCGATAATCTCTTATTGAATTACTGCTGTTTTATCATTCCTGTAGTTGTAGCCGTTATTTAAATATGAATACGGTTCTGTCGAGAGCCAACTCTTTGTTCGCCTTCTCTCTGAGCGTCATGGCGGCCTTAACTTTCGGCTGTTTCATCACGACAGCGTTCAAAGACAGAAGAGTTCCTGTGGACATCCACGTCTCCAAAGTCATGCTGTAAGATTCATTGTCGAGCGTCATGTGTAACAGCTGTTAGCATGTGCAGcctatatactgtattattgctatgtaatatttattaatgatgcTTGATGTTATGCTGCACACGGGAAATGAGTAAACGGAACACTAACGTTAAGGTAACTTACTCGTGTATAAAGACCCAGCCTGCAGGCCTGCTGGTGGGGTTTGGTCAAACTTAACAGTTTGATATATTTACCCGAAACTCTGCGGTTGTAAGACTCGGAATTGCATATCTGGCACAGTTTTAACGCGGTGTACCGGCTTAGTACCCGGAAAAGCTCTACTGAACGTCTCCCAGCTgctaatgaatgaatgaaacggaagtcattttttaaagcGTTACATTTAGGCCAAAACAGTAATTTGACCAAAAACTGGTTAAATCATGTTGGCacctgtatatgtgtgtatataccaTATGTGTATATACCAGCCTGAACTAATGTCACAGACCTCAACAAACATGTCTTCACCTACAGCCACATGTGTTCCAAAGGAGCCACCTGCTGTATTTTAACTTTCCTTCAtcttttctcctccttcacctccCTTCTCTCTCGCTGTGTAACAGGAAGAACGTTGATGACTTCACAGGACCCAGAGAGCGCAGTGATCTGGGTTTCATCACCTTTGACCTCTCAGCTGATATCCTTTAAACATCATCATTTCTGATGTGCAAGCGGCCAGACATTCACTGAGATAGCAGACAAAAGGGGCTGCAGAACATACCTGAGATGTGTTAGGTTTTCTTCACTATCACAGTAATCCAGTgataggggcggctgtggctcagcaggtacagtgggttgcctgttaatcggaaggtcaatCCCCgactcctccaggctgcatgtcgattGTGAATGTAATTGTGAATTTGTGGTGAGAGGTGAGCTCAGCCAACTCTGCTTCCCTCTGTTCTTTTGTTGTTCCTGAACTTTTCCTACATTTGCAGCCGATTTTTGACTGGAATGTTAAACAGTTGTTTCTCTATCTATCAGCTGAATACTCCACAAAGAGCAATGTAAGTCATAgtcgccacacacacacacacacacacacacacacacaccagggtcTGACGTTAGGAAGTGTTTGTTAACCTGTGTTTGGTTATATACAACGTGTTCTTCAGATCAGCATCTGTCGCCATACTGCAGAAAATAAATCCAGCTCTGAAAACAGGTCCTGCTTCGTttagagggagacagaaaaccCCTTCAGCTTCACAGGGGACCTTTAATTGGTGGTTTTGGTGCTGTGTTGGATAAGTGGGTCTCCCACCAATAGAAAAATCGGCTGCGTTGcggattctggagctctgccggtgcagctgtgaatttgccacacgcttcggacgctgcacaaaggtgttaatcatcactttgTGTCTCCTTTGTGGCGCTGCAGAGCACTTGGCGCTACGAGTACAGGTGgatattggtgtgtagatgtgttgtaaatcatccaaaaattaccataactttcaaaatggccaacttcctgttgagtttagggcatcattccaagaggctttttggtacgtctcaATATTTAACaagtgccacagaaatttcatatatgtaggtgaaacgtgccgtgggggctgcttcgttagaGGTCAATTCATGTTggcagcaggtggcgctatgactttaagtgaatattggcatgtggatGTCTTTAGGGTGGGACTCTTGTATGAATCCCAAATTTggtgagcatgtagactgaagttacaacaacttcctgttttatggaGTACCCAAGTTCCTGGCTCCAGGTGAGGGAGAGAAGCCATGGGTACAAAGGGCAGCTGTGAAGGCAATGTCGCTGGCGCACATGGGGAAAAATGTATTGCTtcaccaaaacatttttgtatgttttgtatgtatatgtatacagCACCAGCACTCTGTGAGTTGTTGATGCCATCAAGGAAGAAAACAGGCTTGGCCCAGGGCTTTGGCCACCGCTCTGGCCTCCTGTGTATGAAAAACTCTAACCTATTTACTTAACATACCAACAATTACAAGAcagtatttcatttattcacCTGTTAGTTCAATCCACTGTAAGATCACGCCTGGACGTGTGGGAAAGACCCGCACACAGCATGAGATTTTGAGTtggtctgtagttgttttgctcCACAATCTCTCTGAGATGGTTCTGGCTAGATAGTAAACCGGTCTCGCCGTTTCTGAATGAGTCTTAACCTTGGAGCTCACAGTGTCCAATGACACAGACAGTTTACTTTCCATTTCTGACCCTGAACAGCTGCTAATTCTTGCATCGAAGCAGTTTCAACCTCATACTTTAAGATTTTAGTGTAAACCCTTGTTAATCCTCCATCCGTACCGTAGATAATTTCAAACAGTTAAAAGCATTAAAATTGTTATTGAAGAATGCTATTAGAATCTGTAAGTTGAGTAATTCAGCCTATATTCAGCCTCCCCCGTTTTGGTCCACGTGGTCTCTTGGGACACACATGGGCAACTTTCTGGACCATGTTTTGAAAGCACAACATCTGAAACAATAACATTCAACAACATGGAATGAGCTGGCATCATCAATTCTGGCTTCTCCTGTGAAtctgttagtgtgtgtgacattttatCATTGAAATGGCAGCAAATGGgtgcagacagacaaaacaatcCAGTTCAGTATAACATGAGCAACAGAAACAATGAACACAGGACAACAAAGCACCAGGCTGCTGGTTTCTCTCCCAAGATGTTGTGTCAGAACAGGTCAGGTAACTGTCTTCTGGTCAACCACCAAAGTAAGGGTCAAAGGTAGTCCCCAAGTATGGCGGACTGTGGAGAGCCTTTTCAGTCAGTGAGGCTCTGTCATCTCAGTTTCGTCAGTTTCAAGTCAGTCAAGTGCACTGTCACCATGAATCATGGGAGAGAGATTCATCTCTCTTTTAACCTTTGGTAATAATTAGGAACCTTTGTCTACAAAATCATCATCACCTCTTTATGGTGACAGGTTTTGGAATAGATGGAAAAGGGTTCTACGCAGTGGGAGGGAGAGATGTACTCTCACTGTGATCACATGTCCCAGGTTTATCCTGACTGTTCCAATTGCAATTGAGACAGACTAGCCTTGTGTGTGGCCATTGTCAGTTAACCACTTTAGCCAACAATGGTCATCCCGGCATGCTTCTTGTGATGGACAGCAAAACTAACCCGATCTGCCATGTGgttaatgtaaaattttaaaccaGGCCTTTGCCGATTCaccaacagagaaatgtgtggCATTTGCTGTGATCAATAACGGGTTTGTTTGAAAATTTGAGACCTAGTGCTCGCGGATGCACTGCTGCATTTACTGCTAATTGGTCTATAATACTCTACCGCTCTGTGCTCTGTTGGTTTGCCTTCCCCACCGGTTTTCCTTTAATAGAAAGTCACACTGTCAGACAGCTGTTGTAATGCACTGCATTATACTGAGAGGTGTTCCTAATGTTCTCTCACATATTTGTAAAGGGTGGGTAACTGTTGTGCATTATATTTTACTTCATTAAGTGGCCACTGACTTCACATCGGGACTGACTAAAACAATAAGTAACAGATATtcatttaacaaatacataaatgtgtgtgtgtgtgggtgttttttaGTCTCTGAACCAGGTGGTGCTGTGGGATAAGATCGTCCTTCGAGGTGAAAACACCAAACTGAACCTCAGAGACATGAAGTCCAAATACTTCTTCTTTGATGATGGGAACGGACTCAGGTTGGACACGCACACAATGCACAGCTTTCACTGAACATTTCATGACAACCTGCCCATTCACTTTTTGGTTGGTTTTGGGATAAGCAgaaattaagtaaaaagtaccattttgaggtacttgtatgttactatattttagagagaaatattgtactaCTTACTTgacactttttaatttaatttgcaggtgaacatttgacacattttacacactACATGAGTATAAAATAAATGGTCCTCAAATCGAGCAGTAATCTAGACGGATTCCATTCATGTACATATGTGGCTCCATCCCCAGCACAGATGGTGCTCTGGCTTTCAGCTGAACCAGGAGAGGTTACATCAGAATCACTGCAGTCACACAAACTGGAAGGCACAAGGATGTTCGCACAGAGCCTACTATGGCAAGCCATTAGTGTGACAAAACATCACAATTGTAGCATGTTTTATAACGCTAAGACCTGCTTTTTACACCACTCGGTGTCACCAAAGACGGCATCGTAAAAAGTGGCATCTTAAATGATTTATGATCTCCTTGAAGTAGGGATGTGCAGTTAATTGAAATTTAATCAAGGTTTCGATTTTGGCTTCCAAcgattataaaaacaagttaattaaaataaaacgaTTATTGTGCCACATGCCATTTCGCAATGACACtagttttgtcttgtgttataaatcAAGCACAGCTTTTCCTTTACAGCGGCGCCCCcgcccctccctaaaagcccaaatGCCATCTCAGCCaggctgtttcatgtgtagagCCAACGTGAGGGCGTTATAACAACTACAACCTTCTATTCACATGCAAGACACATGCCTCTGGTGTGAGAGATCTGGGTTCTACTCCCCGCTGTGACacgtgtccttgagcaagactctTAACACCTATTTGCTcaagaggcgtgtgacctcttaCATACttagcaattataagtcgctttggataaacaagcatcagctaaatgaataaatgtaatgtagtcTCTATTATTAGCTTAAACCTCTGCCATTTTACACTGCATGAAGTAGCCTAGAGGTTAGCAGAAGTTTCCCTCTACTTGTAGCGCAACAATTTACATATTGTTAATACTAAAACCGGTGCGTTAAGTCtggctttacctggtccatgcttgtaaaatCGAACACATTACAGGATTTATTCTTTCCTCATTGTTggtttaagtcactgcatctcccgacagaATGCCACAGTTGTATTTCAGcgttatgtaatgtaatgagtTAATGAGACCTGTCATCTgctctcatttttttttttaaatgaagcactcccttttaaaagttcaatacaTGCATGATATTTCCCAAGTCAATCAGTAATTGTGTTAATAGCCAAAATAATCCTTAAtatgatttttgccataatAGAGCAGCCCGACCTTGAAGTGATTTAGAAGGATATCGCAGTGGCAGTGTCATTCATACAGCAGATCCAGGGTTCGAGTTCTGATGGGGACGTTTTACAGGAGACACACCACTTTaagaatcctcaatacaactctataggGAAAGCCTGTAATGCCAAAGATGGCCCCTCCAGCCAGAA encodes:
- the spcs3 gene encoding signal peptidase complex subunit 3; this translates as MNTVLSRANSLFAFSLSVMAALTFGCFITTAFKDRRVPVDIHVSKVMLKNVDDFTGPRERSDLGFITFDLSADLQPIFDWNVKQLFLYLSAEYSTKSNSLNQVVLWDKIVLRGENTKLNLRDMKSKYFFFDDGNGLRANKNITLTLSWNVVPNAGILPLVVGSGHISLPFPDTYETTRSY